The following proteins are co-located in the Hypomesus transpacificus isolate Combined female chromosome 23, fHypTra1, whole genome shotgun sequence genome:
- the mid1ip1b gene encoding mid1-interacting protein 1-B — protein MMQISEAINPKNSLFNAMNRFLGAVNNMDQTVMVPSLLRDVPLDEEREMAALKSQTNNDLDDADMYSYYQLLKSIRRDMEWGVRCAGERRKQELSRMDSEGEEVEEEEADLEKQFQFHLTGLQGVLSKLTQQADTLTKRYKQEIGI, from the coding sequence ATGATGCAGATTTCAGAAGCCATCAACCCGAAGAACTCCTTGTTCAACGCCATGAACCGCTTCCTCGGCGCCGTCAACAACATGGACCAGACGGTCATGGTACCCAGCCTACTCCGGGACGTTCCGCTggacgaggagagggagatggcagCTCTAAAATCTCAGACCAACAACGACCTGGATGACGCAGACATGTACAGCTACTACCAGCTCCTCAAGTCTATCCGCCGCGACATGGAATGGGGGGTCCGGTGCGCTGGGGAGAGGCGCAAGCAGGAACTCTCACGAATGGACTCCGAGGGAGAAGAGgtcgaggaggaagaggcagacCTGGAGAAGCAGTTTCAGTTCCATTTGACGGGGCTCCAGGGCGTCCTCTCCAAGTTGACCCAACAGGCTGACACCCTCACCAAACGCTACAAGCAGGAGATCGGCATTTGA